A window of the Apostichopus japonicus isolate 1M-3 chromosome 8, ASM3797524v1, whole genome shotgun sequence genome harbors these coding sequences:
- the LOC139970670 gene encoding carbohydrate sulfotransferase 15-like isoform X2, which yields MKVTKKRLITVLTVMNVLFAICLMTVLWSSTQKKALQIKLEYARNIGVVIPHRQIQQNQTKRNVFPLSQKENVLLRTKHELSPDSLQGELNESMKMEERKHFLRKNESWATAKASETITHLNISSKIRCGPDMTRLIQTDLYKLAPEIFDTVPTTFLPEYKNPCWLDLKGALKCFPYFFVLGVSKCGTTDVWSKISLHPQVAESSKEPHYWRDRHPSTKDFDDYIKRGEHLVRRLHVGYKTAVYGDGSSTTFYDHYSIYRDHRELLEQGMPYTNADIIHAISPKAKFILIVREPVERGYSDYLYRPIGIAQHRKQSPQIFHQLTEEYMQKFQSCQKHFNKTSCLYWKASDTDRSFSLKVGIYSTFLRHWLDVFPREQFFITRINEWQENCPKVLQNLFTFLELDDVDERTLSSMCGGRAKNSNKKAVRKIGEILPETKMLLQDFYAPYNDEMVRIMNDSRYGWV from the exons AAGAAACGCCTTATCACCGTGCTTACAGTTATGAACGTTCTCTTCGCCATTTGTTTAATGACAGTACTTTGGAGTTCCACACAAAAGAAAGCTTTGCAAATAAAGCTAGAATATGCTAGGAATATCGGAGTGGTCATACCACACCGACAAATtcaacaaaaccaaaccaaacgaaATGTCTTTCCTCtatcacaaaaagaaaatgttttgttgAGGACGAAACATGAATTGTCACCAGATTCTTTGCAAGGTGAACTAAATGAAAGTATGAAAATGGAGGAAAGGAAGCACTTTCTCCGTAAAAATGAAAGTTGGGCGACAGCGAAAGCTTCGGAAACAATAACGCACTTGAATATAAGTTCAAAGATAAGATGTGGACCAGACATGACACGCTTGATACAGACGGACCTTTATAAACTAGCTCCTGAG ATATTCGACACGGTACCTACAACATTTCTCCCAGAGTATAAGAATCCTTGCTGGCTTGATCTCAAGGGGGCTTTAAAATGTTTTCCATACTTTTTCGTGCTTGGAGTATCTAAATGTGGAACAACCGACGTGTGGTCGAAAATCTCCCTCCACCCACAAGTAGCCGAATCATCTAAAGAGCCCCATTACTGGAGAG ATCGACATCCAAGTACGAAAGATTTTGACGACTACATTAAGCGAGGCGAACACCTTGTTAGGAGATTGCATGTCGGATATAAGACTGCTGTATATG GAGACGGTTCATCGACGACTTTTTACGACCATTATAGTATTTATCGTGATCATCGGGAACTACTGGAGCAAGGTATGCCATATACAAACGCTGATATAATACACGCTATATCACCAAAGGCTAAATTTATACTAATTGTCAGAGAACCAGTAGAACG tGGATATTCTGACTATTTATATCGACCAATCGGTATTGCTCAGCACCGAAAACAATCTCCACAGATATTCCATCAGTTAACTGAAGAATACATGCAGAAGTTTCAATCAtgtcaaaaacattttaataaaactTCGTGTCTGTACTGGAAAGCATCAGACACAGACAGGTCTTTC AGCTTAAAAGTAGGTATATACTCCACATTTCTACGTCATTGGCTGGATGTGTTTCCAAGGGAACAGTTTTTCATTACAAGGATAAATGAGTGGCAGGAAAATTGTCCGAAAGTTCTGCAGAATCTCTTCACCTTTTTAGAATTAG ATGACGTAGACGAGAGGACATTATCCTCAATGTGCGGAGGAAGAGCTAAGAATTCAAATAAGAAGGCAGTGAGAAAGATTGGAGAAATCTTACCGGAGACAAAAATGTTATTGCAGGATTTCTATGCACCTTACAATGACGAAATGGTACGCATAATGAACGATTCGCGATATGGCTGGgtatag
- the LOC139970670 gene encoding carbohydrate sulfotransferase 15-like isoform X1 yields the protein MVLYEEWLQDKIGRICIYTMKVTKKRLITVLTVMNVLFAICLMTVLWSSTQKKALQIKLEYARNIGVVIPHRQIQQNQTKRNVFPLSQKENVLLRTKHELSPDSLQGELNESMKMEERKHFLRKNESWATAKASETITHLNISSKIRCGPDMTRLIQTDLYKLAPEIFDTVPTTFLPEYKNPCWLDLKGALKCFPYFFVLGVSKCGTTDVWSKISLHPQVAESSKEPHYWRDRHPSTKDFDDYIKRGEHLVRRLHVGYKTAVYGDGSSTTFYDHYSIYRDHRELLEQGMPYTNADIIHAISPKAKFILIVREPVERGYSDYLYRPIGIAQHRKQSPQIFHQLTEEYMQKFQSCQKHFNKTSCLYWKASDTDRSFSLKVGIYSTFLRHWLDVFPREQFFITRINEWQENCPKVLQNLFTFLELDDVDERTLSSMCGGRAKNSNKKAVRKIGEILPETKMLLQDFYAPYNDEMVRIMNDSRYGWV from the exons AAGAAACGCCTTATCACCGTGCTTACAGTTATGAACGTTCTCTTCGCCATTTGTTTAATGACAGTACTTTGGAGTTCCACACAAAAGAAAGCTTTGCAAATAAAGCTAGAATATGCTAGGAATATCGGAGTGGTCATACCACACCGACAAATtcaacaaaaccaaaccaaacgaaATGTCTTTCCTCtatcacaaaaagaaaatgttttgttgAGGACGAAACATGAATTGTCACCAGATTCTTTGCAAGGTGAACTAAATGAAAGTATGAAAATGGAGGAAAGGAAGCACTTTCTCCGTAAAAATGAAAGTTGGGCGACAGCGAAAGCTTCGGAAACAATAACGCACTTGAATATAAGTTCAAAGATAAGATGTGGACCAGACATGACACGCTTGATACAGACGGACCTTTATAAACTAGCTCCTGAG ATATTCGACACGGTACCTACAACATTTCTCCCAGAGTATAAGAATCCTTGCTGGCTTGATCTCAAGGGGGCTTTAAAATGTTTTCCATACTTTTTCGTGCTTGGAGTATCTAAATGTGGAACAACCGACGTGTGGTCGAAAATCTCCCTCCACCCACAAGTAGCCGAATCATCTAAAGAGCCCCATTACTGGAGAG ATCGACATCCAAGTACGAAAGATTTTGACGACTACATTAAGCGAGGCGAACACCTTGTTAGGAGATTGCATGTCGGATATAAGACTGCTGTATATG GAGACGGTTCATCGACGACTTTTTACGACCATTATAGTATTTATCGTGATCATCGGGAACTACTGGAGCAAGGTATGCCATATACAAACGCTGATATAATACACGCTATATCACCAAAGGCTAAATTTATACTAATTGTCAGAGAACCAGTAGAACG tGGATATTCTGACTATTTATATCGACCAATCGGTATTGCTCAGCACCGAAAACAATCTCCACAGATATTCCATCAGTTAACTGAAGAATACATGCAGAAGTTTCAATCAtgtcaaaaacattttaataaaactTCGTGTCTGTACTGGAAAGCATCAGACACAGACAGGTCTTTC AGCTTAAAAGTAGGTATATACTCCACATTTCTACGTCATTGGCTGGATGTGTTTCCAAGGGAACAGTTTTTCATTACAAGGATAAATGAGTGGCAGGAAAATTGTCCGAAAGTTCTGCAGAATCTCTTCACCTTTTTAGAATTAG ATGACGTAGACGAGAGGACATTATCCTCAATGTGCGGAGGAAGAGCTAAGAATTCAAATAAGAAGGCAGTGAGAAAGATTGGAGAAATCTTACCGGAGACAAAAATGTTATTGCAGGATTTCTATGCACCTTACAATGACGAAATGGTACGCATAATGAACGATTCGCGATATGGCTGGgtatag
- the LOC139970670 gene encoding carbohydrate sulfotransferase 15-like isoform X3, with protein MVLYEEWLQDKIGRICIYTMKVTIFDTVPTTFLPEYKNPCWLDLKGALKCFPYFFVLGVSKCGTTDVWSKISLHPQVAESSKEPHYWRDRHPSTKDFDDYIKRGEHLVRRLHVGYKTAVYGDGSSTTFYDHYSIYRDHRELLEQGMPYTNADIIHAISPKAKFILIVREPVERGYSDYLYRPIGIAQHRKQSPQIFHQLTEEYMQKFQSCQKHFNKTSCLYWKASDTDRSFSLKVGIYSTFLRHWLDVFPREQFFITRINEWQENCPKVLQNLFTFLELDDVDERTLSSMCGGRAKNSNKKAVRKIGEILPETKMLLQDFYAPYNDEMVRIMNDSRYGWV; from the exons ATATTCGACACGGTACCTACAACATTTCTCCCAGAGTATAAGAATCCTTGCTGGCTTGATCTCAAGGGGGCTTTAAAATGTTTTCCATACTTTTTCGTGCTTGGAGTATCTAAATGTGGAACAACCGACGTGTGGTCGAAAATCTCCCTCCACCCACAAGTAGCCGAATCATCTAAAGAGCCCCATTACTGGAGAG ATCGACATCCAAGTACGAAAGATTTTGACGACTACATTAAGCGAGGCGAACACCTTGTTAGGAGATTGCATGTCGGATATAAGACTGCTGTATATG GAGACGGTTCATCGACGACTTTTTACGACCATTATAGTATTTATCGTGATCATCGGGAACTACTGGAGCAAGGTATGCCATATACAAACGCTGATATAATACACGCTATATCACCAAAGGCTAAATTTATACTAATTGTCAGAGAACCAGTAGAACG tGGATATTCTGACTATTTATATCGACCAATCGGTATTGCTCAGCACCGAAAACAATCTCCACAGATATTCCATCAGTTAACTGAAGAATACATGCAGAAGTTTCAATCAtgtcaaaaacattttaataaaactTCGTGTCTGTACTGGAAAGCATCAGACACAGACAGGTCTTTC AGCTTAAAAGTAGGTATATACTCCACATTTCTACGTCATTGGCTGGATGTGTTTCCAAGGGAACAGTTTTTCATTACAAGGATAAATGAGTGGCAGGAAAATTGTCCGAAAGTTCTGCAGAATCTCTTCACCTTTTTAGAATTAG ATGACGTAGACGAGAGGACATTATCCTCAATGTGCGGAGGAAGAGCTAAGAATTCAAATAAGAAGGCAGTGAGAAAGATTGGAGAAATCTTACCGGAGACAAAAATGTTATTGCAGGATTTCTATGCACCTTACAATGACGAAATGGTACGCATAATGAACGATTCGCGATATGGCTGGgtatag